A genomic stretch from Gopherus flavomarginatus isolate rGopFla2 chromosome 3, rGopFla2.mat.asm, whole genome shotgun sequence includes:
- the LOC127047302 gene encoding zinc finger BED domain-containing protein 5-like, whose protein sequence is MDCWLKTGSLKCTKENYEGNMNVSDNYAEKCSNMATSDNCDDKICEPCEPSVSLLNISAAKKMKKARKYVEEYLKLGFSWTGDEVEPVPLCVICYETLTNESIKSFNLKCHFDSKHKECKGKPVEFFENRRKDVQKSQKTIRNVTGGENMKVLQASFSVAYLITKSGAAEVIGETLVKPAAKVMVQVMIGDKASKAIDCVPLSNNTIHCRITDMAENIKQQLLSRVQKSCYYVLYELNNEVHDDILFCQPIPTRTTGEAIFKVIDDFIKNNDLDWSRIGISTDGVRAMIGSKKGVVARIQAVAPEAKSTHCCIHREALATQNMQADLKQVLDEAVKIISFVKGHPLNNRLFSQLWDEMGSDYTQHLFHTEVRWLSHGKVLNRLLELREELQVFLDETFNLRDLIHNWKQLCKLAYIADIFAHLNNLNLSLQGKLISIFHVQDKVTAMVAKLKLWHKCLSRRELDSFPSLHDLVINLTNEFDSDVLQTTKQHLESLQKDLHKYFPEPDGTYEWIRNPLIINVQTLPNKLSASEEEQLLELASDSFLKTKFEQNTLTSFWLGVSSEYPALSDKAVKYLLPFPTSYLCEIGFPALLCIKTKT, encoded by the exons ATGGATTGCTGGCTAAAAACGGGAAGTTTGAAATGTACAAAAGAAAATTATGAAGGAAATATGAATGTTAGTGATAATTATGCCGAAAAATGCAGTAATATGGCTACATCAGACAATTGTGATGACAAAATTTGCGAACCATGTGAACCATCTGTAAGTTTATTGAACATATCAGctgcaaaaaaaatgaaaaaagcccGCAAATATGTTGAAGAATATCTTAAACTGGGATTTTCGTGGACTGGCGATGAGGTGGAGCCTGTTCCACTATGTGTGATTTGTTACGAGACTCTCACAAATGAAAGTATTAAATCATTCAACCTAAAATGCCATTTCGATAGCAAACATAAAGAATGCAAGGGAAAACCTGTAGAATTCTTCGAAAATAGGCGCAAAGATGTCCAAAAGTCCCAGAAAACAATTCGTAATGTGACGGGAGGTGAAAATATGAAAGTTTTGCAAGCTTCATTTAGTGTGGCGTACTTAATTACAAAGTCTGGAGCTGCTGAAGTGATTGGCGAGACATTAGTAAAACCTGCAGCCAAAGTAATGGTGCAAGTGATGATTGGAGACAAGGCCAGTAAAGCTATAGATTGTGTCCCCCTCTCAAATAACACTATTCATTGTAGAATCACAGATATGGCCGAAAACATAAAGCAGCAATTATTGTCAAGAGTACAAAAGAGTTGCTACTATGTACT ATACGAGCTGAATAATGAAGTCCATGATGACATTTTGTTCTGCCAACCTATACCAACACGTACAACTGGAGaagctatttttaaagttattgatGACTTTATCAAAAACAATGACTTGGATTGGAGTCGTATTGGAATAAGCACGGATGGGGTCAGAGCCATGATTGGTTCAAAGAAAGGAGTTGTTGCACGTATTCAAGCTGTTGCACCAGAAGCAAAATCGACTCATTGTTGCATTCACAGGGAAGCACTCGCCACTCAGAACATGCAGGCAGATCTAAAGCAAGTACTGGATGAAGCTGTGAAAATAATCAGTTTTGTGAAAGGCCACCCTCTGAACAACCGGCTGTTTTCTCAGCTTTGGGATGAGATGGGCAGTGATTACACACAACACCTATTTCATACTGAAGTGCGTTGGCTTTCGCATGGAAAAGTTCTGAATCGCCTGCTTGAGCTGCGAGAAGAACTGCAAGTTTTTTTAGATGAAACCTTTAACCTGAGAGACCTTATACACAATTGGAAACAGCTATGCAAACTAGCATATATTGCAGATATCTTTGCTCATTTAAACAACCTCAATCTATCCTTGCAAGGGAAACTCATATCTATATTCCATGTTCAAGACAAAGTGACCGCCATGGTCGCAAAATTGAAACTGTGGCATAAATGTCTTAGTCGTCGTGAACTGGATTCCTTTCCATCTCTTCATGACTTAGTAATAAACTTGACTAACGAATTTGATAGTGATGTGTTGCAAACCACGAAGCAGCATTTGGAAAGCTTGCAGAAAGATCTTCATAAGTATTTCCCTGAACCGGACGGCACCTATGAATGGATAAGGAACCCTTTAATCATCAATGTTCAAACATTGCCAAATAAGCTCTCTGCTTCAGAAGAAGAACAGCTCTTGGAGCTGGCTTCAGATAGCTTcctgaaaacaaaatttgagCAAAATACACTGACATCATTTTGGTTGGGGGTTAGCTCTGAATATCCAGCTTTATCAGACAAAGCTGTTAAGTATCTTCTGCCTTTTCCCACCTCGTATTTGTGCGAGATTGGATTCCCTGCGCTGCTTTgcatcaaaacaaaaacatga